In Thermococcus sp. MV5, the genomic window GCTTTATGCTTAATAGGGTTTGGAGGGTAGCTATAGTGTTCCTTAAACATAGGTTTGTTCTCTTATTCTCTATTTTGCTTTTCTTTCTAGGATTTCTTTTTGGTCTCAAGATTTCTAATACCACTCATAAATCTCCCCCTGTTCTTAAAGAGACGGATATTGAACTAGCATTAGGAATTTTAAAGCAGGGGTTTATCCAAAACTCTCTAACGTTTGGAGATTTAACCTTCTTGGATATAGTTGTGAACGATGTGAATCTAGGAATGTTGTTTTATGAAGCGCTGAGTTTAAATGATATTAAAACATTCTTCCTTCTCATTCTTCCTCATGGTGTTTTTGAAATTCCTGGCTTAATTATTGCTGACGCCGCTGGCTTTAAAATTCCTTACGAATTATTGAGGTTTGCTTTGGGTAAGAAGGAGGGAATCATGAGTGAGGAGGATGCCAAAGAGTTTTTCAAGCTAGTTGGGATTTCAATACTTTTGATTTTCATTGCAGCGGTAATTGAGAGTATGATCACATTAAGATTGGCTATGTGGATGTCCTAGAGCTTACTATTTTTAAATCATGACTGGTTAACTCTTAAATGATTTTGTTCTCGTTTTTTTGACAATTATCCATTTCCGATTCAAGACCTCAACGGTAGTAATCAATCTTTTTGAAAGAAACTTTTTATTGTAATTGTTAGATTATTATAATCGGTGGTAATTAATGTGGAGGAAAGCCCTTGCCTTAGGCTTGGTGTTGATGGCTGTGGGGATGATGGTTGGAGGGTTTATAGAAAAAGCAGAGGTAGGATTAGTATTTGCAAAAGACTATTTAATTGATAGAGGTGCAAAAGTGGCTGGAGCAGGAAGTGCACTTGCAACTGCAGGTGGAATTGTGTATGGAATGATAAAAACCGGATTAGTAGCAAAAATAGCTCTAGGATGTGCAGCAACAGGATTGGGAGTAGCTGCTCTTGGGGTAGGTGTGGTGCTATAACTCAGGTGATGAAAAATGGAAAAATTAATGATTTTTACCTTATTTTTAATTTTCTCTGGTGGAGTCATTGCAGCAACCTATGTAAATACTAGAAAGGTTATTATTAAACCATTAATTTTTAGTGTAATGGCTTCTGCTATTGGGGCTATATCGTTATTTAAGCTTGGATCACCTTTTATGAAGTATGGGACTGCTGCAATATTTCTTTCCACAATATTATGGACATATAAAGATTTAATTTTTGGAAAATCTAATCTAATGAACAGGATATGGCTTCTAACATCTATACTAAACTTCGTGCTTTTTGTTGCTATATTAATAAGATCAATTATGGGAGCAAATGGATGAGAACATCGAGATATTTGGTGTTAATCTCTTTTTTGTTTTTCTTCTCGGGATTATTTCCTATGAAATTCAAGAATCCTTTTATGAGAAATCCGGCCCCTTTTTGAGCGATGAATACAGTAGAATTGTAATTTCAGCAAAATATATCTTTGTAACTAATTTGAAAGTTGTTCTTTTGTTATCCTTCGGTGGAGCCCTGACTTAATTTCTTTAGTTCAGTTAAACAATGGAGATTTAAGTCTCTATCTCTTAATTCTTGCCCATCCTTTTTCAATGCGCTTAAACCTCTTTTTTGTCTCTTTAAAGAGTTTTTCAATGGTTTTTAAAAACTCTTTATTCGAATAAAGCACAATTCCATCTTCCAAAGCATCCAGAATAAGTGGGTGTCCTTTCAATATCATGTTTTTGAGCTCTTCGCTTGTATATCCCTTTATATCCAGAGGAGCTCTTGTGTTGTCCAGTTCATAAAGCAGTTTAAGCCTTTCATTGAAATTCTTGGGAAGCTTATCCGAAATCACGAGGAGATCAACATCACTTCCCACTCCAAAAGTCCCTTTGGCAATTGACCCATGCAAAATTATCAGCTTTGGATTCAATTGTTTTTTTATTACCTTTATGTACCGTTTAATGTCCTTTTCGTATGGAATCATTCGCAACACCCATTATGAAGTTTATTATTGTATTGGCGGCTTTAATGGCCTCTTCAGCGTCCTCAATGCCGTAAAATTCATAAGGAGATCCCTCTACATACGCGTCTGGATATCTGGGTGGGATATAGTGCCTATCCAAAATTCTTGCGTATCTGAAAATTTCGTTTGGAATTTCTATTTCCTTTGAAAGAACATCCAAGAGCTTCTTTATTGAATGCCCATAAGCCATTATACCTAGGCCATATAGTAAAGCTTTTACTGCAAGTTCTCCAGCCTGTTGGGCTTTGAAACACGCCCAGGAATAATCACCGCTATTTTTATCGCGTTCTGCACTTTTAAGTGTGTATTCTGCCTGTTTAATCCACCGCTTGAATTCTTCAACATCAAACATGGTAATCAATACGTTTAATGTTTATTAAACCTTTTTGGATACTTTCACTAATTAAGACTCTAAAAGTTTCTATTAAAAAGTACACAGACTCTGCAATCTCATTGACACTTATGCAATGTGGGTTCAAAACCTCGATAGTGGTAATCAATTTTTTTGAAAGAAACTTTTTATTGTAATTGTTTAGTTATAATCATTGGTGGTAATCAATGTGGAGGAAGGCTCTTGCTTTGGGGTTGGTGTTGATGGCTATTGGTGTGGTGATTGGGGGGAAGCATGGAACAAGAAAGTTTTCTTGTATGGAAAATTACGCGCTCGGAGGCTATGGGTGCGGCAGCTATGGGGGCTTCTGGAGGTATAATAGCCGCCGCCATTACTAAGAGCAGTCTTGCTGGTCTCGCATTGCTTGGGGCCACAGGAGCAGGTATTGTAGTGGCTGTGGGCATTGGGTTATAGTTTTGTTCTTTTTAATCTTTTGAGGAGGTGGTTACATGAGAAAAAAGGATAACGAGAAAAGATCATTTTTACTACTTTATATAGTGGGTTTAGTTATGGCAATGGCAATTTTTTTATATTTAACAAAGATTGGGGGTTATACTCCTGAAAACATTACAAAAGTAGCTCTAATTGTCTATTTGCCAGTTTTGGTCTTTGTTTTTGTTGGAGGCGCAATTATATTGAAACATTATGGAGGTAAAACCGAGAAATCAAACCTCCGATGATGAAGGGTGAGATTGAATGAATGGAAAGTTAGCTTGTGTTTCCATCCTCTTCTTTATTTTTGGAATCATTCTCGGTGTATTTTCAGCTTCTCACTATGATTATTCTACCTATTTTGGTTTTGATCCATTCGATAATTCAAATCCAGATTTTTTGTTTTTCTTCAAGCATAATGTTAAAATTATTTTTCTTCTATGCTCTGGTTCAGTGACTTTTGGAATAATCACTCTGCTGAATTTAATCAATAACGGTTTCATCTTGGGTTTAGCTGTAAAAACAACTTCAACTCAAATTGGATTAAAAAATACTCTTCTTCTCATTCTTCCTCATGGTGTTTTTGAAATTCCTGGCTTAATTATTGCAGGAACTGCTGGTTTTAAACTCCCATACGAATTATTGAGGTTTGCTTTGGGTAAGAAGAATGAAATTATAAATGAAGAAGATGCTAAAGAATTCTTCAAGCTAGTTGGCATTTCAATAGTTTTAATATTCATTGCTGCGGTGGTGGAGAGTAATGTGACATCAAAACTGATCCCGTGTATGGATTGATTTAGAAGTTATGATCTCTCAGTTTGTCATCATATAAGTACAAATGGCATGTATTTCGTACTTGTATAAGGACAAAGTTTATATACAATCCTTATGAATACATTGTCATGGAGGAAAAGATATTAAGCTCATTAATGTTAACGAGCAAGAGGCTACTCTCATGGGCGACAAAATTCGAGAGAAAAAGGAATTTGTTCTATGAGTTATTAAATATAGACGAAGAGTACTATGTTGGAATAAAGGGCTTTAGAGGGGTTGGAAAGACAGTCTTAATGTTACAATTAGCAAGAGAATTTCCAAAAAGTGTCTATTTTTCGGCGGATTCAACTCTGTTAAAACCATTCTCTATATATGAGATAGTTAAAAGGCTAGTAGATGTTGGGTTTGAGCATATATTTATTGACGAGATTCATAAAAAGCCGGAGTGGAGTGATGACATAAAAACGCTATATGACGAACATGAGGTTAGAATATTTTTCTCCGGTTCGTCCTCAATTGATTTAACACATTCATCTGCAGACCTTTCAAGAAGAGTTGTCCTCAAAGAATTACCACCTGCGTCTTTTAGGGAGTATCTAAATATAAAGAAAAATGCAGATATTCCAAGGTACTCTTTTGGAGAGATACTCGAGAGGAAGTTTGAGTTAACTCAAAAGCACATGGAATACTACCGGTATTTTAGTGAATACATGACTTACGGTGGCGTGTTATATCCCCAAAACGGTTTCTATGAGGCACTTGAAAATTCCTTAAGGAAAGTGATAATAGAAGATTTATCTGCGCTAAGAAGTATAAACGTCAAATATGAGGCCGATGCATTTAAACTGCTTTACATACTGGCAAAATCTCCTCCTTTTGAAGTGAATTATTCTACAATTGCAAAGAGATTGGAGATATCAAAAAACATGGCTATTCGTCTGGTCCATGACTTAACGAGAGCGGGAGTTATACTCCCGGTATTACCTTGTTCCAAGAAGGGAGTTGATGTGAAAAAGGAACCTAAAATTTATTTGACTATACCAATCAGAATGTTTTTTGCAAAGAAGGGAGTAGAAATAAATAAAGGTGCAATAAGGGAAGAATTTTTCGTCAATCATATGAAGAGGGCTTTTGGGATTTGTTATTTAAAGGGAAAGAGGGGAGAAAAGACTCCTGATTTTCTGGTTGAGGATACTGTTATAGAAATTGGTGGAGAGTCCAAAAAAAGGTACCAGAATCCGGATTATATTGCAGTTGATGGGTTAAGTCCAGAAAGAAACAAAATACCTCTGTTCCTATTTGGATTTATTTATTAAACTTTCCTTTCGATGCTTAGCTTTTTTGTGAAGGATCAGTAAACAAAGAGGTATGAAAAGGAAATGCCCTCACTTCATTGTACACTATTTTCTAAAGATACTTGACATTAGTTCAATTCTATATCGCGCTTCAGTGGGTGGTAATCAATCTTTTTGAAAGAAACTTTTTATTGTAATTGTTTAGTTATAATCATTGGTGGTAATCAATGTGGAGGAAGGCTCTTGCCTTAGGCTTGGTGTTAATGGCCATTGGGGTGATTGTTGATGGTGCAATTGAAGAGGCAAAATGGGGAGCGTACAGGTACCTAAAATATAGACACAAGTATGAAAAATGCTTAGAAAAGAGCCATGATAAATGTAAAATATACGAAGAAAAGGGAGAAACGGGCCTTGGTGCAGCCACTATTGGAGGTATTCTTACTGGAGCTGGGGGACTTCTTGTTGGGAAAGAAATCATGCTCTTAGGGATAGTGAGTGCTTCGACGTTAGGATGGGGAATAGTAGTAATTGGAGTGGCATTAGCTGCTTGATTGCTTTTTTAACATCTTTGGAGGGGGGTAGAAATGGAAACATTGTTAAGATACGCAGTCTTGGGATTTTATGCCATTGTTATCCTAGCGGAAGCAGGAAGGATTTCTTCTTCATATCTCAACAAGCATGAGAATAACCTTAAGGAATTTATATTGGCCACAGCTTTCTTTGTTCTGTATACCTCGTGTGCGATCTTACTTAACTTAAGGCTGTCCATGGTGTTTTCAATAATTCCATTTGTGGGTTTGTCTATGACTTATAAAGCAGACACTTCCCAAAAGAGACAATTAAGATATTTGGGGTTTGCTTTAGTGTTGATTTCATTGGCTGTTGTGGGGTTGGAAATTATATTTACTTAGATTCTTTAATCAGGAGGATGATCTATGAGAGATAAGAGATTTTATATTCACACATTGTCTCTTTTAGTTTTTATCCTAGGTTTCTTTCTTGGATTTGAGTTTGCAAGTCAGTACGAGCAATCTTTGTCAATACAGAATACGATAGTGGTTTTATTTTTGTTAAAACAATTTGATGAGAGTGTATTGAACTTCCAATATATACTCTTTAATAACCTTAGAGTAGTTTTTCTGCTTTCTTTTGGAGGTACGTTAACTTTTGGTGTGCTAACGTTTTTGAATCTACTTTTTAATACTCTCACTCTAGGAGCAATGTTTTATTTTGATTTGACTTCCGATAATTTGAGAGAGTTTTTCTTTCTTATCCTTCCTCATGGTGTCTTTGAGATTCCTGGTTTAATCATCGCTGGATCTGCCGGTTTTAAACTTCCATACGAATTATTGAGGTTCGCTTTGGGTAAGAAGAATGAAATCATAAGTGAAGAAGATGCTAAAGAATTCTTTAAGCTTGTTGGGATTTCAATACTTTTGATTTTCATTGCAGCGGTAATTGAGAGTACAATCACATCAAAATTGGCTACATCCTTGGTTGAGTATAAGTTATTTTAAAGCTTGAACCATAAATAGTACAAATATTTATAAAGTATTAGCACTATATATAGTACATGATATCAAACGAAGTCTGGGGCAGGATAATAAGGGATTACCTTGAATGGGATGTTGAACTTGTTGAGAGGAATATACAATATACTATACCAAAAGTTCAAAGAGCTTTAGTCATTATTGGGCCACGAAGAGCTGGAAAAACTTATTTCATGTTCCAGATAATTAAGGAACTTTTAAAACAGGGAGTTAAGAAAGAAGAGACGATCTACATCAATTTGGAAGATCCTAGACTAATAGATATCAGCTTAGAGGACTTATTGGGTTTTTTGGATGTCTATTACTCCCAATTCCCTGAAAATGTAAAGAGCCATAATCACTTTTTCTTGGATGAAATTCAAACAGTCAAAAATTGGGAAAAGTTTGTGAGGTTTTTACTTGATAAAAATCAGCGAGTGGTGGTTTCAGGTTCTTCCTCCAGACTTTTGTCAAAAGAAATAGCAACCGAACTGAGGGGGAGAAGCATTCCCATAAAAGTTTATCCATTTTCATTCAGGGAGATACTGGTTTCTCATGGAATAAAGCTTGATACATTCTACTCCACCTATGAGGAGGCTAAGGTCAAGAAGCTACTTAGGCAATATCTCCTTTGGGGAGGTTATCCCGAGGTTGTACTGGACTTTTCTTTGAGGAGGGCTATTCTTCAAGAGATAGTTGACCTAACGATTTACAGGGATATTATTGAAAGGTGGAGGGTAACTAACATAAAAGCTTTGAGAGTCCTTTTCAAGATGCTTGCTTTTTCATCTCATCTCTCAATTTCAAGGGCGTATAAAAATCTTAAGGGGATTGGGATTGATGTTGGAAAAACAACAGTTGCAAACTATTTAGAATACTTAGAGGATTCTTTGATCTTTTATGCTCTTAAACCTCTGGTAAAATCATATAAACTCCAGGAGCTTTATGGGTTTAAACCTTATTTGGTGGACAACGGACTATTGGCTGTTTTGGGTATTGAAGATGATGGCAAATTACTGGAGAATTTGGTTTTCGTGGAACTTTTGAAGTCAGGCTTGGAGCCAAATAGGGATCTATTTTATTACAGGACAAGAGATAACAAAGAGGTGGATTTTGTCCTAAAAGAAAAAGGGGGTGTAAAACAAATACTTCAGGTTACCTACGAAATTAACAATAACAACTATGAAAGAGAAGTCTATGCCCTAATCAGAGCATCGAGAGAACTCGGTTGTAATGACCTTCTCATTATTACGTGGGATCAAGAAGAAGTGATTAAAGAGAAAGGGAAGGAAATTAAGATAGTGCCTCTGTGGAAGTGGCTTTTGTCTCAGTAGTTATCCTTGTTAACGCTTAAACAATTTTGTTCTCGTTTTTTGACATTTATCCATTTCCGATTCAAGACCTCCACGGTAGTAATCAATCTTTCCGAAAGAAACTTTTTATTGTAGTTGTTTAGTTATTATCATTGGTGGTAACTAATGTGGAGGAAGGCTCTTGCTTTGGGTTTGATGTTGATGGCTATTGGTGTGGTGGTTGGAGGAATTTCCGAAACTGCTAGAGTAGTCTGGTATGTGACTCATAGTGAAGCACTTAGCGGAGCAACAGCAACAGCTACTGCTGGAGTCATAGGAGCGATGATCAAATATGGGGTCAGCGCTGGGATAATAAAAACGGCTCTTGGATTAGGATTTGCTACGGTTGGTGGGGTAGCATTGGTTGTAGGAACTGCTCTTTAATGGGCCTGTGGAGCCTCTTTATACTACATTTGTTCTGAGGTGATGGCAGTGAAAAAATTCAAAAATAAGGGCAAAAACAAAAATTTCTTCTCTGATCTCCTTTTTCTTTCAATCCTGCCGATCATGGGGTTGGTGCTTGCAGGTATTAAAAGTGGGGACAGTGCCTTGTTAATTATTAGTCTGATTAATGTGTTGGTATGGGCGTTCGTGCTGTATGATGGTGAGCGGAATGATGTTCAGAAAAAATAAAACATCTACCACTTGTTCAGTATTTTTCTTTATTTTTGGGATCATTCTTGGTGTATTTTCAGCTTCTCGCCATGATTATTCTACCTATTTTGGTTTTGACCCATTTGATAATTCCAGTCCTGGGATCTTATTCTTTTTTGCCCATAATATTAAAGTGGCTCTCTTGTTGTGGGCTGGCTCAATTACTTTTGGAATAACTACAGTATTAAATTTAATCACTAATGGATTCATTCTTGGCTCAGCCATTAAAACAACTGCAAACCAGATCGGATTAAAGAATACTCTCCTTCTCATTCTTCCTCATGGCATTTTTGAAATTCCTGCCTTGGTTATTGCTGGTGTTGCTGGTTTTAAAATTCCTTACGAATTATTGAGGTTTGCTTTGGGTAAGAAGAATGAAATCATAAGTGAAGAAGATGCTAAAGAATTCTTTAAGCTTGTTGGGATTTCAATACTTTTGATTTTCATTGCGGCGATAGTTGAAGCAAAAATAACGTTAAAGATAGCAGAGATGCTTTAAATTTTTTCCAAAAGTTCTTTTACAGTTCTCTCTACGGCTTCTCGGCTGTTCATCTTAGGCTTCCAGCCCTTTGCTTTGGCCTTCTCTATGCTTAGGAGCATGATCTTAACGTCACCCTTCCATCCTCGTCCTCCATCTACACCGCCAGTAAAGTAGAACTCTGGAGTTAGGCCCATTTCCCTGCTCACTATCTTCGCTATCTCTGTAACGGTGATCCAATCTTCACTGCCGATATTATAAGCGTCGTAGATTTTGTCCTCCTTTAAAAATTCCTTAAATAAATAGAGCATGGCCTCAATGGTATCACTAACATGAAGGTAGCTCTTCCTCTGTGTTCCGTCACCTAAAATCTCCAAGCGATTTGGGTTTGCCTTGAGCTTGTTTATGAAATCATAGATAACTCCATGGTTTGACCTCTTCCCTATTATGTTTGCCAGCCTAAAAACCACAGCTTTTATGTCAAATGTGTGGGCATAGCCCGATATTAATGCTTCAGCCGCTAATTTTGCCCCACCATAAACGCTTATTGGCTCCAAGGGACCATAATCTTC contains:
- a CDS encoding HEPN domain-containing protein; translation: MFDVEEFKRWIKQAEYTLKSAERDKNSGDYSWACFKAQQAGELAVKALLYGLGIMAYGHSIKKLLDVLSKEIEIPNEIFRYARILDRHYIPPRYPDAYVEGSPYEFYGIEDAEEAIKAANTIINFIMGVANDSIRKGH
- a CDS encoding NAD-dependent epimerase/dehydratase family protein, encoding MKFLVTGGAGFIGSHLVDRLMEDGYEVRVLDDLSAGSLENLKQWIGHERFEFMQGDMRRKDVCEEAVKGVDVVFHLAANPEVRIGSQAPELLYGTNVLITYNLLEAMRKEKVKALAFTSSSTVYGEAKRIPTPEDYGPLEPISVYGGAKLAAEALISGYAHTFDIKAVVFRLANIIGKRSNHGVIYDFINKLKANPNRLEILGDGTQRKSYLHVSDTIEAMLYLFKEFLKEDKIYDAYNIGSEDWITVTEIAKIVSREMGLTPEFYFTGGVDGGRGWKGDVKIMLLSIEKAKAKGWKPKMNSREAVERTVKELLEKI
- a CDS encoding stage II sporulation protein M, translating into MRDKRFYIHTLSLLVFILGFFLGFEFASQYEQSLSIQNTIVVLFLLKQFDESVLNFQYILFNNLRVVFLLSFGGTLTFGVLTFLNLLFNTLTLGAMFYFDLTSDNLREFFFLILPHGVFEIPGLIIAGSAGFKLPYELLRFALGKKNEIISEEDAKEFFKLVGISILLIFIAAVIESTITSKLATSLVEYKLF
- a CDS encoding stage II sporulation protein M — protein: MLNRVWRVAIVFLKHRFVLLFSILLFFLGFLFGLKISNTTHKSPPVLKETDIELALGILKQGFIQNSLTFGDLTFLDIVVNDVNLGMLFYEALSLNDIKTFFLLILPHGVFEIPGLIIADAAGFKIPYELLRFALGKKEGIMSEEDAKEFFKLVGISILLIFIAAVIESMITLRLAMWMS
- a CDS encoding nucleotidyltransferase domain-containing protein, which codes for MIPYEKDIKRYIKVIKKQLNPKLIILHGSIAKGTFGVGSDVDLLVISDKLPKNFNERLKLLYELDNTRAPLDIKGYTSEELKNMILKGHPLILDALEDGIVLYSNKEFLKTIEKLFKETKKRFKRIEKGWARIKR
- a CDS encoding stage II sporulation protein M, whose amino-acid sequence is MNGKLACVSILFFIFGIILGVFSASHYDYSTYFGFDPFDNSNPDFLFFFKHNVKIIFLLCSGSVTFGIITLLNLINNGFILGLAVKTTSTQIGLKNTLLLILPHGVFEIPGLIIAGTAGFKLPYELLRFALGKKNEIINEEDAKEFFKLVGISIVLIFIAAVVESNVTSKLIPCMD
- a CDS encoding ATP-binding protein, whose protein sequence is MISNEVWGRIIRDYLEWDVELVERNIQYTIPKVQRALVIIGPRRAGKTYFMFQIIKELLKQGVKKEETIYINLEDPRLIDISLEDLLGFLDVYYSQFPENVKSHNHFFLDEIQTVKNWEKFVRFLLDKNQRVVVSGSSSRLLSKEIATELRGRSIPIKVYPFSFREILVSHGIKLDTFYSTYEEAKVKKLLRQYLLWGGYPEVVLDFSLRRAILQEIVDLTIYRDIIERWRVTNIKALRVLFKMLAFSSHLSISRAYKNLKGIGIDVGKTTVANYLEYLEDSLIFYALKPLVKSYKLQELYGFKPYLVDNGLLAVLGIEDDGKLLENLVFVELLKSGLEPNRDLFYYRTRDNKEVDFVLKEKGGVKQILQVTYEINNNNYEREVYALIRASRELGCNDLLIITWDQEEVIKEKGKEIKIVPLWKWLLSQ
- a CDS encoding stage II sporulation protein M; this translates as MMFRKNKTSTTCSVFFFIFGIILGVFSASRHDYSTYFGFDPFDNSSPGILFFFAHNIKVALLLWAGSITFGITTVLNLITNGFILGSAIKTTANQIGLKNTLLLILPHGIFEIPALVIAGVAGFKIPYELLRFALGKKNEIISEEDAKEFFKLVGISILLIFIAAIVEAKITLKIAEML
- a CDS encoding ATP-binding protein, with product MEEKILSSLMLTSKRLLSWATKFERKRNLFYELLNIDEEYYVGIKGFRGVGKTVLMLQLAREFPKSVYFSADSTLLKPFSIYEIVKRLVDVGFEHIFIDEIHKKPEWSDDIKTLYDEHEVRIFFSGSSSIDLTHSSADLSRRVVLKELPPASFREYLNIKKNADIPRYSFGEILERKFELTQKHMEYYRYFSEYMTYGGVLYPQNGFYEALENSLRKVIIEDLSALRSINVKYEADAFKLLYILAKSPPFEVNYSTIAKRLEISKNMAIRLVHDLTRAGVILPVLPCSKKGVDVKKEPKIYLTIPIRMFFAKKGVEINKGAIREEFFVNHMKRAFGICYLKGKRGEKTPDFLVEDTVIEIGGESKKRYQNPDYIAVDGLSPERNKIPLFLFGFIY